Proteins encoded within one genomic window of Methanothrix harundinacea 6Ac:
- a CDS encoding Coenzyme F420 hydrogenase/dehydrogenase, beta subunit C-terminal domain, with protein MAAKEKYPEPTYLEYGFGELEHDVIKKELCCYCGNCIAFCPKIDREGNRPELVDYDPLCGLCYAYCPRTMLDMPGMAKRVFGRERREDEPLGIYRKAASARAVKAGARAQDGGVATALLIGALEAGIIDCAVVTERDDKWRGLPKVATTAEEIAAAAGTKYTITPSVTGVQMAMDQGFKKIGFVGTPCQIQALRKVQLLEEPYQFGQEKIALLVGLFCMENFEHELLFPHLVEGKFGFKAEEVDKFEVQKGMFRVLSGDMVKEVPLEETDDYVWKGCGPCFDFAAELADVSVGSVGSKAGWSTVLTRTDLGAKVYESALAAGSIEEAAASEKGLALAGRLAKSKEERFTSKTAELLGRGVPVNIRR; from the coding sequence ATGGCTGCCAAGGAGAAGTATCCCGAGCCCACCTATCTGGAGTACGGATTTGGGGAGCTGGAACACGACGTCATCAAGAAGGAGCTCTGCTGCTACTGCGGAAACTGCATCGCCTTCTGCCCCAAGATCGATAGAGAGGGGAACAGACCGGAGCTCGTCGATTACGACCCGCTCTGCGGCCTCTGCTACGCCTACTGTCCCCGGACGATGCTGGACATGCCGGGGATGGCGAAGAGGGTCTTCGGGAGGGAGAGGCGGGAGGACGAGCCTCTCGGTATCTACCGGAAGGCGGCCTCCGCCCGGGCGGTAAAGGCCGGGGCGAGGGCCCAGGACGGCGGGGTCGCGACCGCCCTCCTGATTGGGGCCCTGGAGGCCGGGATCATCGACTGCGCCGTCGTCACCGAGAGGGACGATAAGTGGAGGGGCCTTCCGAAGGTGGCGACGACGGCCGAGGAGATCGCCGCCGCCGCCGGGACGAAGTACACCATCACCCCCAGCGTCACCGGGGTCCAGATGGCCATGGACCAGGGCTTCAAGAAGATCGGCTTTGTCGGAACGCCGTGCCAGATCCAGGCCCTGAGGAAGGTCCAGCTCCTGGAGGAGCCCTACCAGTTCGGCCAGGAGAAGATAGCCCTCCTGGTGGGGCTCTTCTGCATGGAGAACTTCGAGCACGAGCTCCTCTTCCCCCACCTCGTCGAGGGGAAGTTCGGGTTCAAGGCCGAAGAGGTCGATAAGTTCGAGGTCCAGAAGGGGATGTTCCGGGTCCTCTCCGGCGATATGGTCAAAGAGGTCCCCCTGGAGGAGACCGACGACTACGTCTGGAAGGGGTGCGGCCCCTGCTTCGACTTCGCCGCGGAGCTCGCCGACGTCTCCGTCGGGTCCGTCGGGTCGAAGGCGGGCTGGTCGACGGTCCTCACCAGGACCGACCTAGGCGCCAAGGTCTACGAATCCGCCCTGGCGGCGGGATCAATCGAGGAGGCGGCCGCCTCCGAGAAGGGGCTCGCCCTCGCCGGAAGGCTCGCCAAGTCGAAGGAGGAGCGGTTCACCTCCAAGACGGCGGAGCTCCTCGGCCGGGGCGTTCCCGTCAACATCCGGAGATGA
- a CDS encoding redox-regulated ATPase YchF, producing the protein MLSVGLAGKPNAGKSTFFKAATLAEVEIANYPFTTIDANHGVSYVRVPCPCRELATECGRCRDGVRYVPVELIDVAGLVPDAHLGKGLGNEFLDSLRVAEAVIHVLDASGSADAEGNPVGVGNHDPLTDVEFLKREIGMWLFGILNRNWERLMRRVRAENIKIEPLITEQLAGAGVADHHVRWALATMKSDPTKWGDDEMKKFAGLLRDASKPMIIAANKVDVAPPEFVARLKALDEIVVPTSAAAEVALRMADKSGAIRYRPGDPDFEMVKDLSGPQKAGLEKIRGILKAAGGTGVQECLDRAVFELLEYIPVFPVEDEGKWTDRNGVVLPDAYLMKKGSTTKDLAYRIHTDIGESFLFALDGRSKRRLGEKHELKAGDVIKIVSTK; encoded by the coding sequence ATGTTGTCAGTGGGGCTCGCGGGAAAGCCCAACGCCGGGAAGTCCACCTTCTTCAAGGCGGCGACCCTCGCCGAGGTGGAGATAGCAAACTACCCCTTCACCACCATAGATGCGAACCACGGGGTCTCGTACGTCCGGGTCCCCTGCCCCTGCCGCGAGCTCGCGACGGAGTGCGGCAGGTGCCGGGACGGGGTGAGGTACGTCCCCGTGGAGCTGATCGACGTGGCGGGGCTCGTCCCCGACGCCCATCTCGGCAAGGGCCTCGGTAACGAGTTCCTCGACAGCCTCCGGGTCGCCGAGGCGGTCATCCACGTCCTGGACGCCTCCGGCTCCGCCGACGCGGAGGGTAATCCCGTCGGCGTAGGAAACCACGACCCCCTGACGGATGTCGAGTTTCTCAAGCGCGAGATCGGGATGTGGCTCTTCGGCATCTTAAACCGCAACTGGGAAAGGCTGATGAGGCGGGTCCGGGCCGAGAACATCAAGATCGAGCCCCTGATCACCGAGCAGCTCGCCGGCGCCGGGGTCGCCGATCACCACGTCCGCTGGGCCCTCGCGACGATGAAGAGCGACCCGACGAAGTGGGGAGACGACGAGATGAAGAAGTTCGCGGGGCTGCTGCGGGACGCCTCCAAGCCCATGATCATCGCCGCGAACAAGGTGGACGTCGCCCCCCCCGAGTTCGTCGCCCGCCTGAAGGCGTTGGACGAGATCGTCGTCCCGACGAGCGCCGCCGCCGAGGTCGCCCTGCGGATGGCGGACAAAAGCGGCGCGATCCGGTACCGACCGGGGGACCCGGACTTTGAGATGGTAAAAGACCTCTCCGGACCCCAGAAGGCGGGCCTGGAGAAGATCCGGGGGATCCTCAAGGCGGCCGGCGGGACCGGGGTCCAGGAGTGCCTCGACCGGGCGGTCTTCGAGCTTCTCGAATACATACCCGTCTTCCCGGTGGAGGACGAGGGGAAGTGGACGGATCGAAACGGGGTCGTCCTCCCGGACGCCTACCTGATGAAGAAGGGCTCGACGACGAAGGACCTCGCCTACCGGATCCACACCGACATCGGGGAGAGCTTCCTCTTCGCCCTGGACGGGCGGTCAAAGAGGAGGCTCGGGGAGAAGCACGAGCTGAAGGCGGGGGACGTGATAAAGATCGTGTCGACGAAATGA
- a CDS encoding metallophosphoesterase, translated as MLKRSTNEDFKIMTYKIPAGIKLRRKLSAGKKIDRISWSPHGTQLAAELDIGKIKIWDVDNEVADSAKDALPDQIHEWTPWNTECKVDEALFLLDSPFISCEVNSNSDFSGILGRVSVKAINEYEFNYKYIPDLKRFYNFVRHHGKSMIINYAYSSNSSIFASNLFDSNTIDLFETQIKTNLIKRHNLSPIYEREAEEVYIGKYFRTLEGHTDAIVSISFSFDSKFLASMSLDNTIRLWSCDKWETVAIIRELSSGKFRSLIAFNPKFPMLAAVVDGGKVINIWDLDFDELSRIPSAIKTIHYSSAKIVFVGESNAGKSCLSLRLSEDRYEELETTHGTRFWTLLPEQLDPVAVTPPGKKRDVVIWDMGGQNEYRLVHQIFLHDVTLALILFDPTRGQNAFKEVEEWNKRLDKQLSGNKATKILVGTKLDDESTIIDEVELERLIKSCDFEGYYPISSRTGRGISELRAAISKNINWDASSESSRPEFFQIIRDEVENLKGRGKAVISFPDLSKSIRKKYPLKFEIEALDTVLRHLSLQGVVSDTETAIGERMIILHIGEIERYAGSLIIAARNNPRGVPAIEEQILVSPRMSFPGIKEEDRLPRLEERVILECVVQLLIEHGICLQHEGLLIFPTLFKPTVTDRVGSVSHSISLYYDFSGAIDNIYSSLVAWLAISERFGRSRFWEDRAEFEIAGKGACGLRKIDRGSGFAHLDVYFEDRTPQEMRDLFISFVESHLRQYGIEIQERIEITCKCSYHFSEESIRRRISNGNTDIGCPECDVRTTISEGAIKAREIDPDLERKTWALKTEIREKKDKIIEEVKVTFKKTDASQTSLESLWLLHLSDLHFDFKTDPMSQFQPIATDLNNLKESLGFEKLDYLVVSGDLTNHGKPEEFENARQFISSLIMRFGLTAERCIIVPGNHDLDWDEDVYNWINRRLIDTEKLANGRWIRQGDGYLIRNEERYPSRFRSFSENFYHPLVQKEYPLEFKDQCISIPFFDDGIQFIALNSCWEIDEYFPKRSSINQGTLARGLENADRMIRSFSSNKSVLKIAVWHHPVTGNDKIKDDAFLEQLRENGIRVCLHGHVHEDETEIINYLHPKRVYVSGTGSFGAPVCERPESTPRLYSLLEISRDHRVIRIHTRCRQRKGGAWDGWAVWPSESANEKRTYYEIRF; from the coding sequence GTGCTCAAGAGAAGTACAAATGAGGACTTTAAGATAATGACATATAAAATCCCTGCCGGAATCAAATTACGAAGAAAATTATCCGCCGGGAAAAAAATCGACCGAATCTCGTGGTCCCCGCATGGAACACAACTTGCAGCAGAATTAGATATCGGAAAAATTAAGATTTGGGACGTGGATAACGAGGTAGCTGACTCTGCAAAGGATGCTCTTCCTGATCAGATCCATGAATGGACTCCTTGGAACACCGAATGTAAAGTGGATGAAGCGCTATTCTTATTGGATTCGCCTTTCATTAGTTGTGAAGTTAATTCAAATTCAGATTTTTCTGGCATCCTAGGTCGGGTGTCAGTTAAAGCAATCAACGAATACGAATTTAATTATAAGTATATTCCAGATCTAAAAAGATTTTATAATTTTGTTAGACATCATGGAAAATCGATGATAATTAATTATGCTTATTCCTCAAATAGTAGTATATTCGCATCCAATCTGTTTGATTCTAATACCATAGACCTATTCGAAACTCAAATAAAAACAAATCTAATCAAACGCCACAATTTAAGCCCTATCTATGAGCGCGAAGCTGAGGAAGTATACATTGGCAAATATTTTCGTACATTAGAAGGACACACAGATGCTATCGTCAGCATATCTTTTTCTTTTGATAGCAAGTTTCTTGCTTCGATGTCTCTCGATAACACGATAAGGCTGTGGAGCTGCGATAAATGGGAAACTGTTGCAATTATTAGGGAGTTGTCTTCGGGTAAGTTCCGATCACTTATCGCATTTAACCCGAAATTTCCCATGTTAGCAGCCGTTGTAGATGGTGGCAAAGTAATAAATATATGGGATTTGGATTTTGACGAACTTAGCAGAATACCTTCTGCTATTAAAACGATACATTATTCAAGTGCAAAGATCGTATTTGTAGGTGAAAGCAACGCTGGAAAATCGTGCTTATCGTTGCGGTTATCAGAAGATCGTTATGAAGAGTTAGAAACAACTCATGGAACTCGATTTTGGACTTTACTGCCAGAACAATTAGATCCAGTTGCCGTAACGCCGCCTGGAAAGAAGAGAGATGTAGTTATCTGGGATATGGGCGGACAAAATGAATACCGACTTGTTCACCAAATATTTCTACATGATGTTACATTAGCGCTAATCTTATTCGATCCAACAAGAGGACAAAATGCATTTAAAGAAGTCGAAGAATGGAATAAGAGACTTGATAAGCAATTAAGTGGTAATAAAGCCACCAAGATCCTTGTTGGTACCAAACTAGATGACGAGAGCACAATCATTGATGAAGTCGAATTGGAGAGACTAATTAAGAGTTGCGATTTTGAAGGATATTATCCAATAAGCTCGAGAACTGGACGAGGGATATCTGAGCTACGAGCAGCAATATCTAAGAATATAAACTGGGACGCGTCGTCAGAAAGCAGTCGTCCTGAATTCTTCCAAATCATCCGTGATGAGGTAGAGAATTTGAAAGGTCGGGGCAAGGCTGTAATTTCATTTCCGGATCTCTCAAAAAGCATCCGCAAAAAATACCCGCTTAAATTCGAAATCGAAGCGCTAGATACTGTTTTAAGACATTTGTCGCTGCAAGGAGTTGTTTCTGATACTGAAACTGCTATTGGAGAACGAATGATTATTCTCCATATCGGGGAAATAGAGCGTTATGCCGGATCTTTGATCATTGCAGCTAGGAATAATCCGCGCGGAGTGCCAGCTATAGAAGAGCAGATTTTAGTATCACCAAGAATGTCGTTCCCCGGCATCAAAGAGGAGGATAGATTACCTAGGCTTGAAGAGCGCGTTATTTTAGAGTGCGTAGTACAGCTCCTTATTGAGCATGGAATTTGTTTACAACATGAAGGTCTTCTCATATTTCCCACATTATTTAAACCAACAGTAACTGACAGGGTGGGGTCTGTTTCCCACTCCATATCTCTTTATTATGATTTCTCTGGAGCGATCGATAATATCTACTCGTCTTTAGTTGCATGGTTGGCTATTAGCGAACGTTTTGGACGCTCTCGTTTTTGGGAAGATCGTGCAGAATTTGAAATTGCTGGAAAGGGCGCTTGTGGTTTGCGCAAAATCGATCGCGGTAGCGGCTTTGCTCATTTGGATGTATATTTCGAAGATCGAACCCCACAAGAGATGCGAGACCTTTTTATAAGTTTTGTTGAAAGTCATCTAAGGCAATACGGCATAGAAATTCAAGAACGGATTGAGATTACTTGTAAATGCAGTTATCACTTTTCAGAAGAATCTATAAGAAGGCGAATTTCAAATGGTAATACAGATATCGGTTGCCCTGAGTGTGATGTTCGCACTACCATTAGTGAAGGCGCGATCAAAGCGAGAGAAATTGATCCCGACTTAGAGAGAAAGACATGGGCGTTGAAAACTGAAATTCGAGAAAAGAAGGATAAAATTATCGAAGAAGTCAAAGTAACTTTCAAAAAAACGGATGCGTCCCAAACCTCTCTTGAATCGTTGTGGCTTTTGCATCTAAGCGATTTACATTTTGACTTCAAGACAGATCCAATGTCTCAATTTCAACCGATAGCCACCGATCTGAATAACTTGAAAGAATCTCTTGGATTTGAAAAATTGGATTATCTGGTCGTGTCAGGTGACTTAACAAATCATGGAAAGCCAGAAGAATTTGAAAATGCTAGACAATTCATCTCTAGTCTTATTATGCGCTTCGGTCTAACAGCTGAGCGTTGCATAATAGTTCCTGGAAACCACGATCTTGACTGGGATGAAGATGTATATAATTGGATCAATAGGCGTTTAATTGATACAGAAAAATTGGCAAATGGCCGATGGATTCGACAAGGAGATGGCTACCTCATAAGGAACGAAGAAAGATACCCATCCCGTTTCAGAAGCTTCTCTGAAAACTTCTATCATCCACTAGTTCAGAAGGAGTATCCACTGGAATTCAAAGATCAGTGTATTTCTATCCCCTTTTTTGACGACGGTATTCAATTCATTGCGTTGAATTCATGCTGGGAAATAGATGAGTACTTCCCTAAGAGATCTAGCATTAATCAAGGTACTCTAGCTCGCGGTCTGGAGAATGCCGACAGAATGATAAGATCCTTTTCAAGCAATAAATCAGTCTTGAAAATCGCTGTATGGCATCATCCCGTTACAGGGAATGACAAAATCAAGGATGATGCATTTTTGGAGCAACTGCGTGAAAACGGAATTAGAGTTTGTCTTCATGGCCATGTCCACGAAGATGAAACCGAGATAATTAATTATCTTCATCCAAAAAGAGTCTACGTCTCTGGTACTGGCTCTTTTGGCGCTCCGGTATGTGAGCGACCCGAATCAACACCCCGTCTTTACAGTCTGTTAGAAATATCAAGGGATCACAGGGTGATCAGGATTCATACACGCTGCAGGCAACGGAAAGGCGGTGCCTGGGATGGTTGGGCTGTTTGGCCATCAGAATCCGCTAACGAGAAAAGAACGTATTATGAAATTAGGTTCTGA
- a CDS encoding flavodoxin family protein, which translates to MVGSPRKGGNVDRLVQEVLDGAEEAGFQTEKYILNELNYSGCQGCNHCKTADECRIDDDISGLLEDIREADAVVFGSPIYFYLFSGQFKLMQDRFYSFIDSGFRSRLAPGKKAVIVTSQGHPDISAFEKAADDFAGILKLLGFEVVEIIRMGGGGAPDAVLARRDLLDKARAAGRAL; encoded by the coding sequence ATCGTAGGAAGTCCCCGGAAGGGCGGCAACGTCGATCGCCTCGTCCAGGAGGTCCTGGACGGGGCCGAGGAGGCGGGCTTCCAGACCGAGAAGTACATCCTCAACGAGCTGAACTACTCCGGCTGCCAGGGGTGCAACCACTGCAAGACCGCCGATGAGTGCAGGATCGATGACGACATCTCGGGGCTTCTGGAGGATATAAGGGAGGCCGACGCCGTCGTCTTCGGCTCGCCGATATACTTCTACCTATTTTCCGGGCAGTTCAAGCTGATGCAGGACCGGTTTTACTCCTTCATCGACTCGGGTTTCCGCTCTCGCCTTGCGCCGGGAAAGAAGGCGGTCATCGTCACCAGCCAGGGGCATCCGGACATCTCCGCCTTCGAGAAGGCCGCCGACGACTTCGCCGGGATCCTGAAGCTTCTGGGCTTTGAGGTCGTCGAGATCATCCGGATGGGTGGAGGCGGCGCCCCGGACGCGGTCCTTGCGAGAAGAGACCTCCTGGATAAGGCGAGGGCCGCAGGAAGGGCCCTCTGA
- a CDS encoding bifunctional acetyl-CoA hydrolase/transferase family protein/GNAT family N-acetyltransferase, with the protein MDRSDLLEFLKESWPEKFAPEEEIFSHIHAGDKIFIGTGCGEPQHLVQALVDFVSRSPKAFFGIELIHVWTLGTAPYIDEKFRDNFRIDSFFISEGTRNAINRGAADYTPVSLSAVPGLIRREIIPIDVALIQTSPPDKHGYMSLGISVDIVKAATQKASLIVAQINSHMPRTQGDGFINIKDVHFIIHRDEPLLEYEVEDPGEIIKLIGKYVARIVEDGSTLQVGYGIIPNAVVSYLDEKKHLGVHTELLSDGIIDLMKKGVVDNTLKSIDTGKTVASYCMGKKESYEFLDENPAIEFKTIDYVNSPLIIAKNKLMTAINSAIEIDLTGQVTAESLAGTFYFGVGGQADFMRGAALAPGGKSILALPSTAVNDTISRIVPSLREGTGVTLTRGDVHYVVTEYGIAYLHGKNIRERAMDLIAIAHPKFRSWLVEEAKKRLLIYKDQAFVPGVNGVYPAALETFRTTRTGLKVLLRPVKMGDEPLMKDFFYDLSNDSMYRRFMSVRMDMPHERLQEFGIVDYANRMMILAVVEGDSRETIAAIGQYEINDKMHNGEVALVVKDEYQNMGVGHDLLTYLTRLARGRGLLGFTAEVLVENEPMLNLFKKMGFDTEKRSEDGVYEMRMKFRDLEG; encoded by the coding sequence ATGGATAGAAGCGATCTGTTGGAGTTCTTAAAGGAGAGCTGGCCGGAGAAGTTCGCACCCGAAGAAGAGATATTCAGCCATATACACGCTGGCGATAAGATCTTCATAGGCACGGGCTGCGGCGAACCCCAGCACCTGGTTCAGGCGCTGGTGGACTTTGTGAGCCGGAGCCCCAAAGCCTTTTTCGGCATCGAGCTCATTCACGTCTGGACCCTGGGAACCGCCCCCTACATAGACGAAAAGTTCCGTGATAACTTCCGGATCGACTCGTTCTTCATCAGCGAAGGGACGCGAAACGCGATCAACCGGGGAGCTGCAGACTACACGCCGGTATCTCTTTCTGCCGTTCCTGGCCTGATCCGAAGGGAGATTATACCGATAGACGTAGCGTTAATACAGACGTCTCCTCCCGATAAGCACGGCTATATGAGCCTGGGTATAAGCGTGGATATCGTAAAGGCCGCGACCCAGAAGGCGTCATTGATCGTCGCCCAGATCAACTCTCATATGCCCCGGACTCAGGGCGACGGATTCATAAATATAAAAGATGTGCATTTCATCATTCATCGGGATGAACCGTTGCTGGAGTACGAGGTAGAAGATCCGGGGGAGATCATCAAATTGATTGGAAAGTATGTCGCCCGGATAGTTGAAGATGGTTCCACATTACAGGTCGGATACGGCATCATACCCAACGCCGTCGTCTCATACCTGGATGAGAAGAAGCATCTTGGTGTGCACACCGAGCTCTTGAGCGACGGGATCATCGATCTGATGAAGAAGGGCGTCGTTGATAACACTTTGAAGTCCATCGACACCGGCAAGACTGTGGCCTCCTATTGCATGGGCAAGAAGGAGAGCTACGAGTTTCTGGATGAGAATCCTGCCATCGAGTTCAAGACGATCGATTATGTGAACAGCCCGTTGATCATCGCGAAGAACAAGTTGATGACCGCCATCAACAGCGCCATAGAGATAGATCTGACCGGCCAGGTCACCGCTGAATCCCTCGCCGGGACCTTCTACTTCGGCGTCGGGGGGCAGGCGGATTTCATGAGGGGCGCCGCCCTTGCGCCGGGAGGCAAGAGCATCCTGGCCCTCCCATCGACGGCCGTCAACGACACCATCTCCAGGATAGTGCCGTCTCTCCGGGAGGGGACGGGCGTGACGCTTACGCGCGGGGATGTCCACTATGTAGTGACCGAGTACGGGATAGCATATCTTCACGGCAAGAATATCAGGGAACGGGCCATGGATCTGATCGCCATCGCCCATCCCAAGTTCAGATCGTGGCTCGTCGAAGAGGCGAAGAAGCGCCTCCTCATCTACAAAGATCAGGCCTTCGTGCCCGGGGTGAATGGGGTATACCCAGCGGCTCTGGAGACGTTCAGGACGACGAGGACCGGGCTCAAGGTCCTCCTCCGGCCCGTCAAGATGGGGGATGAGCCTTTGATGAAAGATTTTTTCTATGATCTTTCCAATGACAGCATGTACCGCAGGTTCATGTCCGTCAGGATGGACATGCCTCATGAGCGGCTGCAGGAGTTCGGGATAGTCGATTATGCCAACCGCATGATGATCCTGGCGGTGGTCGAGGGTGATAGCAGAGAGACCATCGCCGCGATCGGACAGTATGAGATAAATGATAAGATGCATAACGGCGAGGTCGCCCTTGTGGTGAAGGACGAGTACCAGAATATGGGCGTAGGCCACGACCTCCTCACTTATCTCACCCGTCTGGCCCGGGGGCGGGGGCTACTGGGATTTACCGCCGAGGTCCTGGTCGAGAACGAGCCGATGCTGAACCTCTTTAAAAAGATGGGGTTCGATACCGAGAAGAGGAGCGAAGACGGGGTCTATGAGATGCGGATGAAGTTCAGAGATCTTGAGGGTTAG
- the thsA gene encoding thermosome subunit alpha has translation MAGQFGGTPIYILREGSRRTAGRDAQRSNIMAAKAVSGAVRTTLGPKGMDKMLVDTLGDVVITNDGVTILKEMDIEHPAAKMMVEIAKTQDQEVGDGTTTAVVLAGELLKQAEGLLEEEIHPTVIAAGYRAAAEKSMEILKGLAVIASAEDEDLLRKIAVTAMTGKGSQSARDELAVMAVEAVRSVVDEDGTVDTDNITVEKKVGGGITDSVLVRGVVIDKERLQPSMPKSVTDARIALINAAVEIEKTEIDAKIQITSPNQLQAFLDQEETTLKGMVDNIVASGANVLFVQKGIDDLAQHFLARAGIYTVRRVKKSDMEKLARATGGKVITSIHDIDKDDLGRAGLVEERKVSDEKMTFVEGCENPKSVSIILRGGTEHVVDELDRAMEDALRVVGVALEDKLLVPGGGAPEVDLALRLRAFASTVGGREQLAIESFADAMEIIPKTLAENAGLDQIDSLMALRSAHETGMKNSGLNMETGEPVDMLKQGVLEPIRVKTQAINSATEAAVMILRIDDVIASKSGPGGMGEMPGGMGGMGGEDFE, from the coding sequence ATGGCTGGACAATTCGGTGGCACACCCATATACATTCTCAGAGAAGGCAGTCGACGGACTGCTGGTAGAGACGCACAGAGATCGAATATCATGGCGGCCAAGGCGGTTTCTGGCGCTGTAAGGACCACTCTAGGTCCCAAGGGCATGGACAAAATGCTGGTGGACACCCTTGGAGACGTTGTTATCACCAACGACGGCGTCACCATCCTCAAAGAGATGGACATTGAGCATCCTGCAGCCAAGATGATGGTGGAGATCGCCAAAACCCAGGATCAGGAAGTGGGGGACGGCACCACCACCGCCGTTGTGCTGGCAGGAGAGCTGCTCAAGCAAGCGGAGGGTTTGCTGGAGGAGGAGATTCATCCAACGGTGATCGCGGCAGGCTACAGAGCGGCGGCCGAAAAGTCCATGGAAATTCTCAAGGGTCTAGCTGTAATCGCCTCTGCAGAAGATGAGGATCTTCTGAGGAAGATAGCCGTCACGGCCATGACCGGTAAGGGCTCTCAATCGGCCCGGGATGAGTTAGCAGTTATGGCCGTCGAAGCGGTCAGGTCGGTTGTAGACGAAGACGGGACCGTCGATACCGACAATATCACCGTGGAGAAGAAGGTCGGCGGCGGCATTACAGACTCGGTGCTCGTGAGGGGGGTGGTCATCGATAAAGAGAGGCTCCAGCCGAGCATGCCGAAGTCGGTCACCGACGCCAGGATTGCCCTCATCAACGCAGCCGTGGAGATCGAGAAGACAGAGATCGATGCCAAGATTCAGATAACTTCTCCAAACCAGCTCCAGGCGTTCCTGGACCAGGAAGAGACGACGCTCAAGGGCATGGTCGATAATATCGTCGCCTCTGGAGCCAACGTCCTCTTCGTCCAGAAGGGGATAGATGATCTCGCCCAGCATTTCCTGGCCAGGGCCGGGATCTACACCGTCCGCCGCGTCAAGAAGAGCGACATGGAGAAGCTCGCACGCGCTACAGGCGGAAAGGTCATCACCAGCATCCACGATATCGACAAAGACGACCTCGGGAGGGCGGGCCTGGTTGAGGAGAGGAAGGTCAGCGACGAGAAGATGACCTTCGTTGAAGGTTGCGAGAACCCCAAGTCCGTATCCATCATCTTGCGCGGTGGAACTGAGCACGTCGTCGATGAGCTGGACCGGGCGATGGAGGACGCGCTGCGGGTTGTGGGCGTCGCTTTGGAGGATAAATTGCTGGTTCCCGGGGGCGGTGCTCCCGAGGTGGATCTGGCTCTCCGGCTTCGGGCGTTCGCATCCACCGTAGGAGGGCGCGAGCAGCTGGCGATCGAGTCCTTCGCCGATGCGATGGAGATCATTCCCAAGACCCTGGCCGAGAACGCAGGTTTGGACCAGATCGATTCTCTCATGGCGCTCCGCAGCGCCCACGAGACGGGGATGAAGAACTCAGGCCTGAATATGGAGACCGGCGAGCCCGTCGACATGCTGAAACAGGGCGTCCTTGAGCCGATCAGAGTCAAGACCCAGGCGATCAACTCAGCGACTGAGGCCGCTGTCATGATCCTCCGGATCGATGACGTCATCGCATCCAAGTCTGGGCCAGGAGGGATGGGGGAAATGCCCGGTGGCATGGGCGGTATGGGTGGAGAGGACTTCGAATAA